In Trueperaceae bacterium, the sequence CGACGACGTCGCCTGGCTCCAGGACGCCACGGCGTCGTGGGGGGCGGACGCCCCGCCCGCCCTGGTCGCGAAGATCGAGACAGGGGAGGCGGTCGCGGCGCTCCCGGAGATCCTGGCGCAGGGGCTGCGGGGCGGAGCGTTCGGCGCGATGATCGCGCGCGGCGACCTGGCGGTCGACATCGGCTTCGAACGCCTGGCGGAGATCCAGGAGGAGCTCCTCTGGGTGTGCGAAGCGGCGCACGTGCCGGTCGTGTGGGCCACGCAGGTGTTGGAGTCGCTGGCGAAGACCGGCCTCCCCTCGCGCGCGGAGATCACCGACGCGGCGATGGCCGACCGGGCGGAGGTCGTCCTGCTGAACAAGGGCCGCTACCAGGAGCGCGCCGTGGCCCTCCTCGACGACGTCCTGCGGCGGATGGAACGGCACGCGAAGAAGAAGAACCCCCGCCTCCGGGCGTTAGCGAGCTGGCCCGCGTGGAGCGCACCTCCGCGCTGAGGACGGGTCGGGCCCGCTCCGCCTCGCGCTCCACGGGGCTCCGGGCGACCCCCCGACCGGATGCGACGGAGCGTGACGCACCCCTGACGGGCGGGTGACGCGCCCCTGATGGGGGCCGGCGACACTCGCGCCATGATGCGGTTCCTTGCGGTGCGGACGGTCCGCGGCGTCGCCACCCTGATCGCCGTCGTCGCGCTCACCTTCGCCCTGGGGCGCGCGACCGGCGACCCGGTGGCGTTGCTGCTGCCGCAGGGGGCCACCGTGGACGACGTGCTCGCCATGCGCGCCCGCCTGGGGCTCGACCGGCCGCTCCCCGTGCAGTTCGGGCTCTACCTCGGGGATCTGCTCCGCGGCGATTTCGGGACGTCGCTGGTCTACAACCGCCCCGCGCTCGCCGTCGTCGCCGAACGCGTCCCCGCCACGCTCCGCCTCGGGGCGGCCGCGTTCGCGGCGGCCATCCTGGTGGCGGGACCGCTCGGGGTGTTCGCGGCGTTGCGTCGCGACACCCCCTTCGACCGCGCGGTGCGGGACCTGAGCCTCACGCTGCAGTCGCTCCCGTCGTTCTTCGTCGGCATCGTCGGCATCCTCGTCTTCGGGGTGGTGCTCCGCTGGCTCCCGACGTTCGGGGACGCCACGCTCCAGCACTACGTGCTCCCGGTCGCCACCCTGACGTTGCTTCCTTTGGCGTTGTTGCTCCGCCTCGTCCGCGCCTCGCTCCTGGAGGTGCTTCACCAGGACTA encodes:
- a CDS encoding ABC transporter permease, with translation MMRFLAVRTVRGVATLIAVVALTFALGRATGDPVALLLPQGATVDDVLAMRARLGLDRPLPVQFGLYLGDLLRGDFGTSLVYNRPALAVVAERVPATLRLGAAAFAAAILVAGPLGVFAALRRDTPFDRAVRDLSLTLQSLPSFFVGIVGILVFGVVLRWLPTFGDATLQHYVLPVATLTLLPLALLLRLVRASLLEVLHQDYVRTAHAKGLPVGRVVTRHALRTALIPVVTILGLQLANLIGGAVIVETVFAWPGVGSLAVEAIGGRDFAIVQTVVLLSGTAFVVMNLLVDLSYAVLDPRVEVAP